The Tolypothrix sp. PCC 7712 region GGGGACTTCCAAAAAATAAACTATCCAATTTACAGAGATAATATTGTCTCTCTCCTTTCTGCTTGTTGAGACACGATTAATTGCGTCTCAGCCCTACCCCCTTGGCAAAAAATCGATAGTATCTTTTTTTAGTTGGAAGTCCCCAGTTGGTGAATTAGAGAAAATTTATGTGCTATATTTATTGAAGGTTCTAAACCCAGAGTAAAGATACTCTGCCTTATTGAGACTAAGACCGCTTAGGCAACAAGGAGGTGATGCCCATGATAGAAAGTAGTAAACGCATGGGTCATCAGGTTGCAGTTAGCCGGCTGTGTGCCGGGGCTGTTCTCTAAAAGTTAGCCTTAGTTCTCTAAGAGATACTAAGTGTAGCTCAAGTAGCTAGGCTGATGCACGGAGTTCCTTCCGGCAGTCTGGTTGCAACCTGAAGACCCGACTAGACCGCTCTGACTTAGATTATCCGATCTAAATCAGAGCGGATAGTTTTTGTAAGTGGGTAATAACAAAAGTATTCATTCAAAGCATAAAATCAGCATCTATGCAATCTTCATAATAGATGTAGTACAAATACTAGTATCACCCTGAAAGCTAAAAAGTAACTAAGTATTACAACAAGAGGAGTTGAATATGGCGCAGCTACTCACTCAGACGGAAATTCAAGAAAAAGTAAGTGGGCTTTTAGGCTGGACTGTTGAAGGAGCTAAATTAAAGACTACGCGCACTTTTAAAGATTTTATTCAAGCAATTGAGTTTGTTAACAAATTAGTGGAACCTTCTGAGTCCGCAGGACATCATCCTGATATAGAGATTTCCTATAACAAGGTGAAAATCCAATTAACCACACATGACTCAGGTGGTTTAACACCGAAAGATTTTCATCTAGCAGAGGTAATTTCCCAAATTAACTGACCTGAAAAAATACTGGAGGCAGAAGCGGAAAAACTAATTTTTATGCATTCTGGTGTACGTAGTTCACACTTACTACTTAAGTAAATAGGAATTTAGTAAATTCTCTAAAGCTACTCCCAGAAGAAATATATTAGGTTAAGGGTGTGACAGTTGTTTAGGCGATCACTGTGATGTTGTCATCTGCCTGAGATGTTTTATAATGATATGCTATGAAGGTGTGTTTTTGCATAAGTTAATTCCATCAATATTTAACATCAAGTTAATCGGTGATTAGCTTCGCAAAAACTAAAATTGTAGTAGTGGCAACTATGCCTCATCGAAAGGCCCTAACGAGATGTCGCATGTTTGAGAATTAGGTGCAACGAAAACAATTATCTATACAAGGTGTGAGGAGAAAAGACAAAATGTCTCATATATTATGGAAATCCCTGGTCGTCAGTCCAGCAGTTTTAGGAGCAACGCTGCTAGTTTCAGCATCAGCAATGGCAGCTCCCAATACTACAACAGAAGTATCTGCAGCTGATAAACAAGCAGCAGTTGAAATCGCTCCCAAGGCAGCAGAAATCATCGCGCAAGCAGCGCCCACCAGCGACGATACCAAAGTTTTAGATCAAGTTAACCGCTACAGCAAAGAAGGTAGCAGTAACTCTCAAGCTCAAGTGACATCGGTTTCACAATTCTCCGATGTGCAACCAACCGACTGGGCTTTCCAAGCATTGCAATCATTGGTTGAGCGCTATGGTTGTATCGCAGGTTATCCAAATGGTACTTATCGCGGTAACCGTGCTTTAACCCGTTATGAATTTGCTGCTGGTTTGAATGCTTGTTTAGACCGCGTTAACGAATTGATTGCCACAGCAACAGCTGATTTGGTAACCAAGCAAGATTTAGCAACCTTACAAAGGTTACAAGAAGAATTTTCTGCAGAACTAGCAACCCTACGCGGTCGCGTTGATTCTTTAGAAGCACGTACTGCTGAATTGGAAGCCAATCAGTTCTCCACTACCACCAAGCTAGTCGGTGAAGCTATTTTTGCTGTGAGCGATGCTTTTGGTGGCAGAACTGGAGATGCTAACAATACTGTATTCCAAGACAGAGTTCGTTTATCATTGGAAACCAGCTTCACTGGTAGAGACAAGTTAACCACCCGTCTAGCTGCTGGTAACGCTTCCGCTTTCTCCTTGAGAGACCAAGCTAATACTATTCTGAATACCCCACTGAATGGTACCAGAGAAGGAACTCAAACCTATCAAGTTGGTAGCACCGGTAATAATGGTGTCAGAATTGATAGATTAACCTACGAAGCTCCCATAGGCCCAGCCCAAGTTTATCTTGCTGCTAGTGGCGGTCGTCATGACCACTATGCTGCTGTTAACAATCCTTATTTCCATGATGGAGATGACGGTGGTAATGGAGCTTTAACTACCTTTGCTTCTGAAAGCCCCATCTATCGGATTGGTGGTGGTGCTGGTATCGCTGTCAATCTGCCTTTTAGCAGTGGTGGTAGTATCTTTAAACCCAGCTCCTTGACCTTAGGTTACTTAGCTTCAGATGCCAATAACCCTGGTAACAATACAGGTTTATTCAATGGTAGTTATGCAGCCTTAGGACAGTTGAACTTTGCAGTTGGCGATCGCTTGGCATTGGCTGCTACCTATGTCCACGGTTATCATGCTGCTGGTACTGCACTGTTTGATTCTGGTGCTGGTCTGAATGGCAACAATGGTCTAACAGGTGGTGTTGTTGGTACTGGTCAAGCCAACTATCTCGGCAACACACTTGTACAAACCGCAGCTAACAGTAACTCTTATGGCGTTTCTGCAGCATTTAGACCCAGTAACAACTTGTCGGTGAGCGGCTTCGTTACTTACCACGATGTTAATGGCGTAGGTGCTGGAGATGACTTTGAGGCTTGGAGCTATGGTGGTGGTATAGCTCTACCTGACTTTGGTAAGAAAGGTAACGTGTTGGGTATTTTCGCAGGTGCTGAACCTTATGCACGTAATCGTGTAACACCTGGTGGATACAGTGGTGGTAATGCACCAATCCACGTTGAAGGTTTCTACAAATATCGCGTGTCTGATAATATCTCCGTTACACCTGGTGTTATCTGGTTGAGAGCTCCTGGACAAAACAATGCCGAAGAAAATGCATTCATCGGTACACTCAGAACCACCTTTACTTTCTAGAAGCTGGCTCCAGGGTAAATAATTAAACCTATAAAATCGAAACTCGATTATCCCCCGCCTTTTGGTGGGGTTTTTTATTTTCGGTAGCAGTGGCACACAAACACCAGTGGGTAACCGGAGTATACTAAGAAAAGTATGAAGTATGAAAAATCTTGATCCTTCATACTTTATTCTTCATTCTTAATTGCTGCTTGTGGAAATATCTTGTAAGTCTGAATACGCAATTCTTGCCTTATTAGAAATGGCAACTCATTATCAAAGTGCTGAACCGATGCAAATTCGACAGATTGCAGCACAACAAAACATACCCGATCGCTATCTGGAACAGTTGTTAGCAACCTTAAGACGTGGAGGTATAATTAAAAGCCAGCGAGGGTCTAAAGGTGGCTATCTCTTAGCAAGAGAACCAAGGAGAATTAGCATCTTTGAGGTTTTAGAATGTTTAGAAGGGTTAGATGTGCGAACCGATCAAGAAGACATCAAGCCTAGAACAGTAGACAGTTTTGTTGTGGAAGAAATCTGGCAAGAAGCTTGTCAGGCGGCAAACTCAGTGTTTCAAAACTACACGCTTCAGGATCTTTGTGAAAAAAGAGATTCTCGGCGGCAGTTGGACATCATGTACTACATTTAGTCAACAATTGAAACTCAGAAGTTAAAAGAAACATCGCTCTTGACTGTTGACCCTTGACCCTGGACTGATAAATTAAGGATTAAAAACTAATTATGCGAATTGCTACTAACATAACAGAACTCGTCGGCCGTACACCTTTAGTGCAGTTGAATCGTATTCCCCAAGCAGAAGGTTGCGTGGCAAGAATTATAGTGAAATTAGAAAGTATGAACCCATCGGCATCAGTAAAAGACCGGATTGGGGTAAGTATGATTATTGCTGCCGAAAAGGAAGGGCTGATTAATCCACAAAAAACAGTATTGGTAGAACCAACTTCTGGGAATACAGGTATCGCTTTAGCAATGGCTGCTGCGGCTAAGGGTTATCGGTTAATTCTGACAATGCCTGATACTATGAGTGGCGAAAGACGGGCAATGTTGCGGGCCTATGGGGCAGAATTAGAACTGACACCAGGAATTGAAGGCATGAGTGGGGCAATTCGCCGGGCGCAGGAAATAGTGAATAAAACACCCCATGCCTATATGTTGCAGCAATTCCGCAATCCTGCAAATGCGAAAATCCACCAAGAAACTACCGCAGCAGAAATCTGGGAAGATACTGACGGAAAGGTAGATATGATTGTCGCTGGAGTAGGCACAGGTGGTACGATCACAGGTGTAGCAGAAATCATCAAAGCACGCAAACCCAGTTTTCAAGCGATCGCAGTTGAACCAAGTAATAGCCCAGTATTATCCGGTGGCAAACCAGGGGCACATAAAATTCAAGGAATTGGTGCTGGTTTTATTCCCCAAGTACTGAAGCTAGAATTGATTGATGAAGTGATTACAGTCACCGATGAAGAAGCGATCGCCTATGGTCGGCGTTTAGCTAGAGAAGAAGGCTTACTCTCTGGCATTTCCAGTGGTGCAGCCTTATGTGCTGCAGTTCGCGTTGCCCAAAGACCAGAAAACGAAGGGCGTTTAATTGTAGTCATTCAGCCAAGTTTTGGAGAAAGGTACTTAACGACACCATTGTTTCAAGATTTGGAGGACAGAGTAGCAGCTAGCATCAGCTAGCTATAAATTGGATTGATGGCCGATTCTAACCACTACGAAATTCTCAAAGTTAGTCCCAATGCTAGCCAGGCGGAGATTAAGCAAGCTTATCGCCGCCTGGTAAAACTATTTCATCCTGATAGCAATCAGAAAACAGCAGATAATGAGCAAATTATCCGCATTAATGCGGCTTATGAAGTTTTAGGCGATCGCCAAACCCGCTTAAACTACGACGAACAACTCAAAAATAGTGCCCAGAAATTAAATAGCCGCCAACAGCGGACAGCATCAGCACAGAAGCATTACCAAGCCACAAGAAAAACCGGAAAAGATGCTGATGAGCAAGTTGAAGAATGGTTGCGCCTAGTTTATCAACCAGTTAAACGTATACTTGCTTACATACTCAATTCTCTAGAAGAGCAAATTGATGAATTAGCGGCAGATCCCTTTGATGACGAATTATTAGAAGAATTTCAAGAGTATTTAGACAGTTGTCGCCAGGATTTCAAGCAAGCACAAACTACCTTTCGTTCTCTACCCAATCCTCCCAGTTTAGCCAGAACTGCGGCCCATCTCTATTACAGTCTCAATCAAGTTGGTGATGGTTTAGAAGAGTTGGCATATTTTCCTATGAACTATGACGATCGCTACTTGCACACAGGACAAGAGATGTTTCGCATAGCGAGGAAATTATTTTACGAAGTGCAAGCTTCTGTGAAGCAATATACGTAAGATCTCTTCTGGAAATGCGATCGCTATATCTCCTAAACATGGCGTAGCGATCGCAATGGCAAAGTATCCATATCAAAAATTCCCAGTCTGGCATTCAGGAATTTAATAGATATAGATATTATTCCCGTCGCTACAGGTAAAGAATTTAGTTTATGCTGGATACAGAGAAAGATTAAGAAATTTTAAATTTTGCTCCCAGTGTACTCATGCAATGTATCGTAAATCGCCGCGCTCAGTTTTCGGCAAGTCATCGCTATTGGTTGCCCGAACTGAGTGAAGCTGAGAACACTCAGCAATTTGGTGCTTGCTCTAGATTTCCAGGACACGGGCATAACTATGTCTTATTTATTTCCCTGATTGGGGAATTAGATGAATATGGCATGGTATTGAACTTGTCTGATGTGAAACAAGTAATCAAGCGGGAAGTTACCAGCCAACTGGACTTTTCCTATCTCAATGATGTGTGGCCAGATTTTCAACAAACTCTACCCACAACTGAGAATATTGCACGGGTTATCTGGCAGAGGCTAGCACCCCACTTGCCTTTAGTCCGCGTACAGTTATTTGAACATCCTGAACTTTGGGCAGATTATATGGGAAACTCAATGGAAGCCTACCTCACTATTAGCACTCACTTTAGCGCCGCCCATCGGCTAGCTCACCCTAATTTAAGTAACGAAGAAAATGCAGAGATTTATGGTAAGTGTGCGCGTACCCACGGACATGGGCATAACTACCATTTAGAAGTCACCGTGAAAGGGGAAATCGATCAACGCACGGGTATGATTGTCGATTTAGGTGCGTTGAATCAGGTGATAGAAGATTATGTGGTAGAACCATTCGATCACACCTTTTTAAATAAAGATATTCCCTACTTTGGTGAAGTTGTACCAACTGCTGAGAACATCGCACTTTACATTAGTAATTTATTGCGATCGCCTGTGCAAAAATTAGGAGCCAAGCTGCACAAAGTGAAGCTGATTGAAAGCCCAAATAACTCTTGTGAAATTTACTGTACTGATGCGGAATCTACTTCTGTGAGTGCAAATGCAAATCAGCCTATGTTAGCGCGGGTTTAATTATCAAAAATTGGTAATTGGTAAGAAATTTTTTCTTTTACCAATTACCAACTCCTCATCTTTAAAAATAACGTCGCTGGGCTGAACGTCGCAAATAAATATAAATTAACCAGGCTATAGTTGCAAAGATTAAATTAATTGCAAACCTCGTCACTGTATACCACAAGATATCAGGGTAAAAAAGCTGTGACCAACTCAGGGGACTGAGCTTTTGAGCTAGGAGAAATAAGGCAAAAATTGCATTACCACCTAACATCAGCGCAAATATCACTAAACCTCTTTGCCAGTAACGATGTTGGCTTGTTCTACCAGAAATCAAATTTATGGGGCGTTTACCTTCCACTCTTCGCAGTAATTGTTCCATTCGCCAAAACATCCACAACAGAAATGGAAATAAGCCATAGTTGAGAATAAGTAATGGCCATGAATAACGCCCCGTATTAGATAAAACATTGACTATGGCATGACAGACCACAGAATTTAGCCAAGCCAAAAACAGCAAATTTCGGTTGTGGCTGAAATGCATCGCCAAAGCATAGCCCCAAGGGGCAGAAAACAAAGCATGAACTGGCGTACCAATAATCCGGTTAAGAATTGATGCTGTGTTATTGAATAGATAAACACAGTTTTCTTGAGCAGTAAATCCGAAAGCAACAGCTATGGTGAAAACAAACACTGTACTAGGGCGCAATCGATACCTGCGTTGCAGATAGTGGCTTGGGGCAATCACTGCTACCAACTTACAACCTTCTTCAATCGGCCCTATTTCCACAAGTTGCCGGAAAGCAATACCAGGAAGCGAGTAGTTCATTTGTCGCCAGTCAATAACCCAGTTGGCTACAGTTTCAAAAACTATTTCTAAGCCGAGGGCAACAAAACCAGAGATTCCCCCCAAGATAAATAACAGCAGCAACTTTAACAGTGGTGGGGGCGTGGAAATACGGCAATAGTAGTAAGAAAGTAGCAGTAATGGTGGAATGACTGCCCACAAGACAAGTAAAAAATCAGCCACGTACCTGAGCAATTACAGTGCGGTGACGAGGGCTATTGCTAGAGATTGTTGGAGCCTGGAAACCTGCTGCCACTAAAGCTTGTTCAATATCTAAGTTGAAATATTCATCTAGATAAGGTTCAGTACTTTTCAGCAGCGTCAAAATGTAAGGTGGCATTTTCACAAAAGCTTCTGCTTTGGGATTCATATCCATAATTGCCAAATGACCACCCGGACGTAGTAAACGCCGCGCCTCTGCAAAAATTTGCTTCGTAGGCGCTTGGGGTAATTCATGGCAAACCAGAAAAATCGAAACTAAATCAAAAGCAGCATCTGGTAATCCGGTGGCTTCGGCTGGTGCATGAACCCAGTTAATTTTTGCTTGACGTTGCTGTGAACGATATTCCGCTACTGCTAAGAAATAGGGAGATAAGTCTAAACCTGTAATCTTAGCTTGGGGATAAAGCGCTTGTAAGGCAAAGGTACTCATACCCACACTACACCCGATATCTAAGATGTCTTGTGGTGGGTTGGGAAGTTGGTTTTTGAGAATATCGTGGTAATTTTGGCGCAGTTGACAATCGCCTCGAGCTTCTGCACCTTGCCAAATTTTAGCGTGAACAGCATAGGCCGCAGGTTCTACCTCAAACGCCGCTTGCCAGCTCATATTTCCAGTTTCGTAGGCATGGAATGAGGTGAGGTAATAGTCAGGGTAAGAAATCTGGGGATTTTCTACTTTCGCTAAATCGGTTGTCCAATCACGTGCTTGAAGTTGCTGTACTTCTTTTGTCCAAGGTACACCCATTTTCTCAGCACGTTTAATCATCATCTGTCTGGCTTGATGCTTGGCTAAGTTGGCTAAAGGCTTGATAGCCAATACACCATTGACCAAGCGGGAAGCTAAACCAGGAGCATTATCTACAGCAGCAGTCATAGATCAATTTACGTTCAATTGCCTTTTTAACTTATGACATACTTGCTGACTGCCAGTCTAGCAACAGATGCAATTGTATAACTGCATTCTGTGACTTTGGAATGCAAAATATAACTTTATCAAATACATGAATCTGCGACTGGTAAGATACCAATATTTACAACAATCAGTTTTATCTACTCCGGCACGTGATGCCATTTTTACAAAACTATAACCAACGTTGAGATAGTATCAACAAAAAATATGGTAAGAGCAAGAAGACGAACCAGCGGTTTTTTAAAGGATTTTCAAGAGTTTGCGCTCAAAGGCAATGTAGTTGATTTAGCGATCGCAGTTATCATTGGTGGAGCTTTTGGTAAAATCGTCACCTCATTTGTTGAGGATGTGGTGATGCCATTAATTAATCCTCTAGTTGCTGTGGCTGGTAAAGATTGGAGAACAATTACTGTTGGCCCAGGAATTGCGATTGGCAAGTTTCTCGGTTCAATAGTTGATTTTGTGATTATTGCTTTGGTTTTGTTTGTAGTAATTCAAGCTTTACAAAAATTCAAGAAAAAAGAAGAAATTGCTGCTGAACCTCCACCAGCAGACCCCAATCTTGTAGCTCAAGAAAGATTAACTGGAGCATTAGATCGGTTGACGCAGACTTTGGAATCTCGTAACCCTCAGTTTTGATTTAACTGTTACCTAAAAACTGGTTAGCAAGAGATGCGTTACGCTGACGCTAACGCATCCTACTGGCGTGGCAAGGCTAAAATGTTGCAATAAAAATCAATTTTATCCGCGTTTATCTGCGTTTATCTGCGGTTAATTTTTTCCAATCTAATGCCTCATTTTAGTCTAGACACGCCACTACTTTAATTTTAAAAATCAAATAATCAAATAGAAGTTCTATTTTGTGTCAAATTATTAGTTAAATTGTTTCTGGATCGATATTTAATTCTCGCAGTTTAGCAGCTAATTTTTCTGCTGTTTCTTCTGGGGTTGGTACTAGCTTGCCTGCGGGGGTAAAAAGTCTTAATAGTCCTTGTTCAATCCCTAAATATAAACCAAGCTGCTGGCTCCATAAATGTCCTTGCTGATTTGGTTCTAGAGGTTGATATTGCCCATCTACTAAATGAAACCCTGCAAATTCTAGTGTGTATGGATCAAACCAAAAATAATCAGGGGTGCGAAAGGTATCTTGATAAATCTTTTTCTTTAATTCTTTGTCTGTATTCGCTGTTGATTCCGAAAGAATTTCGAGAATGAAGTTAGGATATTTACCATCTTCTTCCCACACTACCCAACTTTTGCGGGTTTTGCGTTCGGTATTGAGGACAACAAAAAAATCAGGGCCGCGGAAGCTCTCAGTTTTCAGTTTTTTCCAGCTGTAATAAATAGTAAGATTGCCAGCAGCGTAGAAATCTGTTCTGTCTCGCCACAACCATTCAAGACATTTAAGTAGGAGAATTATTTGCTCTAGATGCAGTTCTGTTTCCAAAGGAGGCTCATCGCTATATAAGTCACCTGGCGGAAAAATAACATCTTCTTGGGTGTCCTGAGTAGCATCTAATTCTTTGGCGAGGGACATGGTTGAGGCTATGGCATTTGCAATTTATGGGTTTATTTTAACGTTAGGGATTGGATCTGGGGACTGGGGACTGGGGATTGGGGACTAGGGATTGGGGATTGGGATGAGGGAGACAAGAGGACAAGAAGATCAGGGGAAATAACAAACACCAAACACCTAATTACCAATTACCAATTACCAATTACCCATTACCCTTTCCCCCTTCCCCTATTTTGCAGCTTTCGGTTTAAGTGCCAATAACATTTCTACTTGACTAGTGGATTGATCTGGACTGGTAGCAGTCACACCCAAACCACGAATAGAAGTGAGAATGGCGTTGGCTTCAGGTGGTAGGGGTTTAGCTGCAGCGAAGCGATTCACCACAGTCATGGTTTTATCCATATCTATGTAAAAGTAGCCGCCATTGGGTTTTTGTAAGGTACCAGTTACAGCTTTAAAGGTGTCGCTACTATCGAGAGATTGGTTTTTCTTAGTTGCGATCGCATCGCCAACTGGGCCACCTATAGCTATAAATACGGTATCTTGATCTAACCAGCCATGAGATAACAAAGCACCTTGTTGTGGTACTTGCCATTCAGTAACGTTTTTACCATCGATAGTTCTTTGAGCAACTGTGACTAGTTGCTTTTTGATCAAGTCATCGAGTTTGCTGAGAGTAGCTTCGGCTGTTTTGCGATCGCTAGTATCAAATAAGAATGCTCCACCAAAACCCACGCTAGCTAAAATACCTTGATTAGCAGGAATCGCACCCAAAGCAAATTCCCCATCCATCCAGCCGAGAACTTCTTTATCTAAGTCCAAGTTGGCGACTGATTTGAGTTGTTGGCGTACCTGTGCCACGGCTTGGTTAAATTCAGGGTAATCTTTGGATTGTTCTATTAAAGTTGTCCAAGTCTTGCTGATCCCTTGTCCACTAATTAAAGCAAAGGTTTCGGCGGGAAATTCTCCTACGATTTTGGCAGCAGTATTTTGATATTGGAATTTGTTGAGTTGGGAATCTAAATTAGCGATCGCTTTGACTCGCAAACCTCCATCATCAACACCCACACCCGCCACCATCGATTTTACTTGCTGCAACTGCTTGAGGGTTTGGGGAGGTAATTGTGTACCTTGGGGATTAGCGGCTGCTAACTGTTGGATCATCCCCGCATAGTCGGGTATATAAATTTGTGCCAGGGTATTTTTGACATCTACACCTTTGCTCAGAATATTGCTAGCACCTTCTTTAGTGGCAAAGGAAGGTTGTCCTTTATAGGTATCAATTGCCTGTTCAATTGTTGGTTTTTCGGGAGATAAAAGTAATTGGCTATTATTTAAAACTACGCTATAGGTTGGTTTGCCTTTATCTGTGGCTTCTGTAATTTTTTCGCCTTTATATTCAATTTCTTGAAATTTAATACCTTTTTGGGCTTTTAATTTATTACCAAAATTTAAAGCGCCGATTTTGTCTTTGATTCCCACTACCAGCAGCATCTTTGGTTCTGCTTGTAACTTGGTAGGTTTATTGGGTGCGCCAGCCGGAGGCGTAAATTGGGCGGGTTTGACTGGATCGGGTGGTAGCACAGCCATCATCACACCACCCACCCAAGGTTTTATGTCGTTTTCATAAGAAATGTTAGTATCTTTTAACAAATCTTGATTGAATGACTCTAAACCTTTGGCAACTAGTTGTTGTGCTTCGGGGGTACCAAACTGCTGTAACTTCGCCCAAGCTTGGGGATCGGTGGTAATGTAAGTTGCCATTAAGGCTGTAGAAGGTACTACCTTGGCGCTGCCTAAAGCACCTGCGCTATCGCCTGCAGGGCCTCCCTTAAAATACATATAGGCAGCTATACCCCCTGTAATCACTACAGCTGCACCAATAGTAGGAATTAAAAACTTTGATTTACTTTCAGGCATTGATTAGATCCTCGTTTCCCCAATTGTTATGGAGGCTAGTAAAAACGTCATTGTAGAGTTTTCGGAATTATTAATAAGTTGTACTAATTTAGCGGTATTTACTGACAAAATTAGTATTACTATACACTAAGGGTTTTAACTTACTCCAAGAATTACTACAACATAATGAGACGCAAATCCGTAAATAGTATGTTGTTTAACTCAAAAAAATAGCTTGGTCAACAGCAGCAAGTTATCCTAAGTTATAGAAATACTTGGGGGTATTTGTGCTTAAGAGGCATCTGTCAAGAAGAGACTCTTGACTGAATACCAAGAAGTACAAGAGATCAACTGACATCAGGGAAAGCATATAAGGGAGAAACAAGGGGAAGATGAAAAATTCGTAATTCTTAATTGATAATTCG contains the following coding sequences:
- a CDS encoding class I SAM-dependent methyltransferase, with amino-acid sequence MTAAVDNAPGLASRLVNGVLAIKPLANLAKHQARQMMIKRAEKMGVPWTKEVQQLQARDWTTDLAKVENPQISYPDYYLTSFHAYETGNMSWQAAFEVEPAAYAVHAKIWQGAEARGDCQLRQNYHDILKNQLPNPPQDILDIGCSVGMSTFALQALYPQAKITGLDLSPYFLAVAEYRSQQRQAKINWVHAPAEATGLPDAAFDLVSIFLVCHELPQAPTKQIFAEARRLLRPGGHLAIMDMNPKAEAFVKMPPYILTLLKSTEPYLDEYFNLDIEQALVAAGFQAPTISSNSPRHRTVIAQVRG
- a CDS encoding 4a-hydroxytetrahydrobiopterin dehydratase, whose translation is MAQLLTQTEIQEKVSGLLGWTVEGAKLKTTRTFKDFIQAIEFVNKLVEPSESAGHHPDIEISYNKVKIQLTTHDSGGLTPKDFHLAEVISQIN
- the cysK gene encoding cysteine synthase A; translation: MRIATNITELVGRTPLVQLNRIPQAEGCVARIIVKLESMNPSASVKDRIGVSMIIAAEKEGLINPQKTVLVEPTSGNTGIALAMAAAAKGYRLILTMPDTMSGERRAMLRAYGAELELTPGIEGMSGAIRRAQEIVNKTPHAYMLQQFRNPANAKIHQETTAAEIWEDTDGKVDMIVAGVGTGGTITGVAEIIKARKPSFQAIAVEPSNSPVLSGGKPGAHKIQGIGAGFIPQVLKLELIDEVITVTDEEAIAYGRRLAREEGLLSGISSGAALCAAVRVAQRPENEGRLIVVIQPSFGERYLTTPLFQDLEDRVAASIS
- a CDS encoding 6-carboxytetrahydropterin synthase, encoding MQCIVNRRAQFSASHRYWLPELSEAENTQQFGACSRFPGHGHNYVLFISLIGELDEYGMVLNLSDVKQVIKREVTSQLDFSYLNDVWPDFQQTLPTTENIARVIWQRLAPHLPLVRVQLFEHPELWADYMGNSMEAYLTISTHFSAAHRLAHPNLSNEENAEIYGKCARTHGHGHNYHLEVTVKGEIDQRTGMIVDLGALNQVIEDYVVEPFDHTFLNKDIPYFGEVVPTAENIALYISNLLRSPVQKLGAKLHKVKLIESPNNSCEIYCTDAESTSVSANANQPMLARV
- a CDS encoding iron uptake porin yields the protein MSHILWKSLVVSPAVLGATLLVSASAMAAPNTTTEVSAADKQAAVEIAPKAAEIIAQAAPTSDDTKVLDQVNRYSKEGSSNSQAQVTSVSQFSDVQPTDWAFQALQSLVERYGCIAGYPNGTYRGNRALTRYEFAAGLNACLDRVNELIATATADLVTKQDLATLQRLQEEFSAELATLRGRVDSLEARTAELEANQFSTTTKLVGEAIFAVSDAFGGRTGDANNTVFQDRVRLSLETSFTGRDKLTTRLAAGNASAFSLRDQANTILNTPLNGTREGTQTYQVGSTGNNGVRIDRLTYEAPIGPAQVYLAASGGRHDHYAAVNNPYFHDGDDGGNGALTTFASESPIYRIGGGAGIAVNLPFSSGGSIFKPSSLTLGYLASDANNPGNNTGLFNGSYAALGQLNFAVGDRLALAATYVHGYHAAGTALFDSGAGLNGNNGLTGGVVGTGQANYLGNTLVQTAANSNSYGVSAAFRPSNNLSVSGFVTYHDVNGVGAGDDFEAWSYGGGIALPDFGKKGNVLGIFAGAEPYARNRVTPGGYSGGNAPIHVEGFYKYRVSDNISVTPGVIWLRAPGQNNAEENAFIGTLRTTFTF
- the mscL gene encoding large conductance mechanosensitive channel protein MscL; translated protein: MVRARRRTSGFLKDFQEFALKGNVVDLAIAVIIGGAFGKIVTSFVEDVVMPLINPLVAVAGKDWRTITVGPGIAIGKFLGSIVDFVIIALVLFVVIQALQKFKKKEEIAAEPPPADPNLVAQERLTGALDRLTQTLESRNPQF
- a CDS encoding PrsW family glutamic-type intramembrane protease, which encodes MADFLLVLWAVIPPLLLLSYYYCRISTPPPLLKLLLLFILGGISGFVALGLEIVFETVANWVIDWRQMNYSLPGIAFRQLVEIGPIEEGCKLVAVIAPSHYLQRRYRLRPSTVFVFTIAVAFGFTAQENCVYLFNNTASILNRIIGTPVHALFSAPWGYALAMHFSHNRNLLFLAWLNSVVCHAIVNVLSNTGRYSWPLLILNYGLFPFLLWMFWRMEQLLRRVEGKRPINLISGRTSQHRYWQRGLVIFALMLGGNAIFALFLLAQKLSPLSWSQLFYPDILWYTVTRFAINLIFATIAWLIYIYLRRSAQRRYF
- a CDS encoding RrF2 family transcriptional regulator produces the protein MEISCKSEYAILALLEMATHYQSAEPMQIRQIAAQQNIPDRYLEQLLATLRRGGIIKSQRGSKGGYLLAREPRRISIFEVLECLEGLDVRTDQEDIKPRTVDSFVVEEIWQEACQAANSVFQNYTLQDLCEKRDSRRQLDIMYYI
- a CDS encoding J domain-containing protein; this translates as MADSNHYEILKVSPNASQAEIKQAYRRLVKLFHPDSNQKTADNEQIIRINAAYEVLGDRQTRLNYDEQLKNSAQKLNSRQQRTASAQKHYQATRKTGKDADEQVEEWLRLVYQPVKRILAYILNSLEEQIDELAADPFDDELLEEFQEYLDSCRQDFKQAQTTFRSLPNPPSLARTAAHLYYSLNQVGDGLEELAYFPMNYDDRYLHTGQEMFRIARKLFYEVQASVKQYT
- a CDS encoding Uma2 family endonuclease, with product MSLAKELDATQDTQEDVIFPPGDLYSDEPPLETELHLEQIILLLKCLEWLWRDRTDFYAAGNLTIYYSWKKLKTESFRGPDFFVVLNTERKTRKSWVVWEEDGKYPNFILEILSESTANTDKELKKKIYQDTFRTPDYFWFDPYTLEFAGFHLVDGQYQPLEPNQQGHLWSQQLGLYLGIEQGLLRLFTPAGKLVPTPEETAEKLAAKLRELNIDPETI